Proteins co-encoded in one Streptomyces roseochromogenus subsp. oscitans DS 12.976 genomic window:
- the zwf gene encoding glucose-6-phosphate dehydrogenase, giving the protein MTENAPAAEAPAPQAPAPETVRVPVAPAADWVNPLRDTRDRRLPRIAGPSGLVIFGVTGDLSRKKLMPAVYDLANRGLLPPGFSLVGFARREWEDQDFAQVVHDSVREHARTPFREEVWQQLAEGMRFIPGDFDDDTAFKQLKDAVEELDASRGTGGNFAFYLSVPPKFFPKVVQQLKKHGLASPPKGSWRRAVIEKPFGHDLASAIELNAIVHDVFEPDQVFRIDHYLGKETVQNILALRFANQMYEPIWNRSYVDHVQITMAEDIGIGGRAGYYDGIGAARDVIQNHLLQLMALTAMEEPIAFDAEALLTEKLKVLKSVRLPEELGRHTVRGQYATGWQGGEKVVGYLEEDGIDPKSKTDTFAAIKLGIDNRRWAGVPFYLRTGKRLGRRVTEIAVVFKRAPHSPFDSTATEELGQNAIVIRVQPDEGMTVRFGSKVPGTSMEIRDVSMDFAYGESFTESSPEAYERLILDVLLGDANLFPRHQEVEESWKILDPIEEYWAAHGRPAQYASGSWGPREADEMLARDGRSWRRP; this is encoded by the coding sequence ATGACCGAGAACGCCCCCGCCGCCGAGGCACCCGCACCTCAGGCGCCCGCACCCGAGACGGTGCGGGTCCCGGTGGCCCCGGCGGCCGACTGGGTGAACCCGCTGCGGGACACCCGCGACCGGCGGCTGCCCCGGATCGCGGGCCCGTCCGGGCTGGTCATCTTCGGTGTGACCGGTGACCTCTCCCGCAAGAAGCTGATGCCGGCGGTGTACGACCTCGCCAACCGCGGTCTGCTGCCGCCGGGCTTCTCCCTCGTCGGCTTCGCCCGCCGGGAGTGGGAGGACCAGGACTTCGCGCAGGTCGTGCACGACTCCGTGCGCGAGCACGCCCGCACCCCGTTCCGCGAGGAGGTGTGGCAGCAGCTAGCCGAGGGCATGCGGTTCATCCCCGGCGACTTCGACGACGACACCGCGTTCAAGCAGCTGAAGGACGCCGTCGAGGAGCTGGACGCCTCCCGCGGCACCGGCGGCAACTTCGCGTTCTATCTCTCGGTGCCGCCGAAGTTCTTCCCGAAGGTCGTGCAGCAGCTGAAGAAGCACGGCCTGGCGAGCCCGCCCAAGGGTTCCTGGCGGCGCGCGGTCATCGAGAAGCCGTTCGGCCACGACCTGGCCAGCGCCATCGAGCTGAACGCGATCGTGCACGACGTGTTCGAGCCGGACCAGGTGTTCCGCATCGACCACTACCTCGGCAAGGAGACGGTCCAGAACATCCTGGCGCTGCGCTTCGCCAACCAGATGTACGAACCGATCTGGAACCGGTCGTACGTCGACCATGTGCAGATCACCATGGCCGAGGACATCGGCATCGGCGGCCGGGCGGGCTACTACGACGGCATCGGCGCCGCCCGTGACGTCATCCAGAACCACCTGCTGCAGCTGATGGCGCTCACCGCCATGGAGGAGCCGATCGCGTTCGACGCGGAGGCGCTGCTCACCGAGAAGCTGAAGGTGCTGAAGTCGGTACGGCTGCCGGAGGAGCTCGGCAGGCACACCGTGCGCGGCCAGTACGCGACCGGTTGGCAGGGCGGCGAGAAGGTCGTCGGCTATCTGGAGGAGGACGGTATCGACCCCAAGTCGAAGACCGACACCTTCGCCGCGATCAAGCTGGGCATCGACAACCGCCGCTGGGCGGGCGTCCCCTTCTACCTGCGCACCGGCAAGCGGCTGGGCCGCCGGGTCACCGAGATCGCGGTGGTCTTCAAGCGGGCCCCGCACTCCCCGTTCGACTCCACCGCCACCGAGGAGCTGGGCCAGAACGCGATCGTCATCCGCGTCCAGCCCGACGAGGGCATGACCGTCCGGTTCGGCTCCAAGGTGCCCGGTACGTCGATGGAGATCCGGGACGTGTCGATGGACTTCGCCTACGGCGAGTCGTTCACCGAGTCCAGCCCGGAGGCGTACGAGCGGCTCATCCTGGACGTGCTGCTCGGCGACGCGAATTTGTTCCCCCGTCACCAGGAAGTGGAAGAGTCCTGGAAGATCCTCGACCCGATCGAGGAGTACTGGGCGGCGCACGGCAGGCCTGCACAGTACGCGTCGGGCAGCTGGGGACCGAGGGAAGCGGACGAGATGCTCGCACGAGACGGACGGAGCTGGCGCAGGCCATGA
- the opcA gene encoding glucose-6-phosphate dehydrogenase assembly protein OpcA: MKIDLTDTTASKINKALVQGRRAIGTPAVGMVLTMVIVTDEENAYDSIKAAEDASHEHPMRTLVVIKRHVRTLRDRTHSRLDAEVRVGSEAGTGETVVLRTYGEVSDHADSVVLPLLLPDAPVVVWWPVDAPDAPSEDPLGALAQRRITDLYAALRPMEVLETRARNYAPGDTDLAWTRLTLWRSMLAAALDQARTQVTSAAVEAEADNPSAELLSRWLEARLNVPVDRVVTAGPVVTAVRLGTAGGEIVIDRPEGPLATLTLPGQPPRTLALKVRPTSELIAEELRRLDADEMYAIALKGEAVKENA; encoded by the coding sequence ATGAAGATCGACCTGACCGACACCACGGCAAGCAAGATCAACAAGGCGCTGGTGCAGGGCCGCCGCGCCATCGGCACCCCGGCCGTGGGCATGGTCCTGACGATGGTCATCGTCACGGACGAGGAGAACGCCTACGACTCGATCAAGGCCGCCGAGGACGCCTCGCACGAGCACCCCATGCGGACCCTGGTCGTCATCAAGCGGCACGTGCGCACCCTGCGCGACCGCACCCACTCCCGGCTCGACGCCGAGGTGCGGGTCGGCTCCGAGGCCGGCACCGGCGAGACGGTCGTGCTGCGCACCTACGGCGAGGTGTCCGACCACGCCGACTCGGTGGTGCTGCCGCTGCTGCTGCCGGACGCGCCGGTCGTCGTGTGGTGGCCGGTGGACGCGCCCGACGCCCCGTCCGAGGACCCGCTCGGTGCGCTCGCGCAGCGCCGGATCACCGACCTGTACGCGGCTCTGCGGCCGATGGAGGTCCTGGAGACCCGCGCCCGCAACTACGCCCCCGGCGACACCGACCTCGCCTGGACCCGGCTCACCCTGTGGCGGTCGATGCTGGCCGCCGCCCTGGACCAGGCCCGGACCCAGGTGACCTCGGCGGCCGTCGAGGCCGAGGCCGACAACCCCAGCGCCGAGCTGCTCTCGCGCTGGCTGGAGGCCCGCCTGAACGTCCCGGTGGACCGCGTGGTCACCGCGGGCCCGGTCGTCACGGCCGTGCGCCTCGGCACCGCGGGCGGCGAGATCGTCATCGACCGCCCCGAAGGCCCCCTCGCGACCCTGACCCTGCCGGGCCAGCCGCCGCGCACCCTGGCCCTGAAAGTCCGCCCCACCTCCGAACTCATCGCCGAGGAGCTGCGCCGCCTCGACGCCGACGAGATGTACGCCATCGCCCTCAAGGGCGAGGCCGTCAAGGAGAACGCCTGA
- the pgi gene encoding glucose-6-phosphate isomerase, whose product MAESEFPKLTHRPQWTALADHRAEGQPHLRELFAADPGRAQRYAVRAGDLYLDYSKHLITDETLALLQELATATGVFALRDAMFRGEKINVTERRAVLHTALRAPRDAVIEVDGENVVPKVHAVLDKMAGFADRIRSGEWLGHTGKRIRNVVNIGIGGSDLGPAMAYEVLRPYTARELTFRFVSNVDGADLHEATRDLDPAETLFIVASKTFTTIETITNATSARSWLLKAFDDGGTSHSSEFENGGEKAVAKHFVALSTNGEKVTGFGIDPDNMFEFWDWVGGRYSYDSAIGLSLMIAIGPGRFREMLDGFRLMDDHFRTAPAEANAPLLLGLLGIWYGNFYDAQSHAVLPYSHYLSKFTAYLQQLDMESNGKSVQRGGEPVEWQTGPVVWGTPGTNGQHAYYQLIHQGTRLIPADFIGFARPVGELSGELKAQHDLLMANFFAQTQALAFGKTAEEVRAEGVPEEQVAHRTFRGDHPTTTILAGELTPSVLGQLIALYEHKVFVQGAVWNIDSFDQWGVELGKVLAKRVEPALTQGADVPGLDPSTTALVAAYRTLKNAQEN is encoded by the coding sequence ATGGCAGAGTCCGAGTTTCCGAAGCTCACCCACCGGCCCCAGTGGACGGCGCTCGCCGACCACCGCGCCGAGGGGCAGCCGCATCTGCGCGAGCTGTTCGCGGCGGACCCCGGCCGCGCCCAGCGGTATGCCGTACGGGCCGGCGACCTGTACCTCGACTACAGCAAGCACCTGATCACCGACGAGACCCTGGCCCTGCTCCAGGAACTCGCCACCGCCACGGGCGTGTTCGCGCTGCGTGACGCCATGTTCCGCGGCGAGAAGATCAACGTCACCGAGCGGCGGGCGGTGCTGCACACCGCGCTGCGCGCCCCGCGGGACGCGGTGATCGAGGTCGACGGCGAGAATGTCGTCCCGAAGGTGCACGCGGTGCTGGACAAGATGGCCGGCTTCGCCGACCGGATCCGCTCCGGCGAGTGGCTCGGCCACACCGGCAAGCGGATCAGGAACGTCGTCAACATCGGCATCGGCGGCTCCGACCTCGGCCCGGCGATGGCCTACGAGGTGCTGCGCCCGTACACCGCACGGGAGTTGACGTTCCGGTTCGTGTCGAACGTGGACGGCGCCGACCTGCACGAGGCCACCCGCGACCTGGACCCGGCGGAGACCCTGTTCATCGTGGCGTCCAAGACGTTCACCACGATCGAGACGATCACGAACGCCACCTCGGCGCGCTCCTGGCTGCTGAAGGCCTTCGACGATGGGGGCACCTCCCATTCGAGCGAATTCGAGAATGGGGGAGAAAAGGCGGTGGCCAAGCACTTTGTCGCCCTGTCGACGAACGGCGAGAAGGTCACCGGGTTCGGCATCGACCCGGACAACATGTTCGAGTTCTGGGACTGGGTCGGCGGCCGCTACTCGTACGACTCCGCGATCGGGCTGTCCCTCATGATCGCGATCGGACCCGGCCGTTTCCGCGAGATGCTCGACGGCTTCCGGCTGATGGACGACCACTTCCGCACCGCGCCCGCCGAGGCCAACGCCCCACTGCTGCTGGGCCTGCTGGGCATCTGGTACGGCAACTTCTACGACGCCCAGTCGCACGCGGTGCTGCCGTACAGCCACTATCTGTCCAAGTTCACCGCCTACCTGCAGCAGCTGGACATGGAGTCCAACGGCAAGTCGGTGCAGCGCGGCGGCGAGCCGGTGGAATGGCAGACCGGGCCGGTCGTCTGGGGCACCCCGGGCACCAACGGGCAGCACGCTTACTACCAGTTGATCCACCAGGGCACCAGGCTGATCCCGGCGGACTTCATCGGCTTCGCCCGGCCCGTCGGCGAGCTGAGCGGTGAACTCAAGGCCCAGCACGACCTGTTGATGGCCAACTTCTTCGCCCAGACCCAGGCCCTCGCCTTCGGCAAGACCGCCGAGGAGGTCCGCGCGGAGGGCGTTCCCGAGGAGCAGGTGGCGCACCGCACCTTCCGCGGCGACCACCCCACCACCACGATCCTCGCCGGCGAGCTGACCCCGTCCGTGCTCGGCCAGCTGATCGCCCTCTACGAGCACAAGGTGTTCGTGCAGGGCGCGGTGTGGAACATCGACTCCTTCGACCAGTGGGGCGTGGAACTCGGCAAGGTCCTCGCCAAGCGGGTCGAGCCCGCCCTCACCCAAGGCGCGGACGTCCCCGGTCTCGACCCGTCCACCACGGCCCTCGTCGCCGCCTACCGCACCCTCAAGAACGCTCAGGAGAACTGA
- the gnd gene encoding phosphogluconate dehydrogenase (NAD(+)-dependent, decarboxylating), whose product MQLGLIGLGKMGGNMRERIRRAGHTVIGYDRNPEVSDVKSLAELVEKLDAPRNVWVMVPAGTATQTVVDELGDLLEPGDTVIDGGNSRWTDDEKHAAALAIKGIGFVDAGVSGGVWGLQNGYALMVGGDKEHVERLHPIFEALKPEGPYGYVHAGRVGAGHFSKMVHNGIEYAMMQAYAEGWELLEKVHSVENVREVFRSWQEGTVIRSWLLDLAVNALDEDEHLHKLRGYAEDSGEGRWTVEAAIDNAVPLPAITASLFARFASRQDDSPQMKMIAALRNQFGGHAVETKG is encoded by the coding sequence ATGCAACTCGGTCTCATCGGTCTCGGCAAGATGGGCGGCAACATGCGCGAGCGGATCCGCCGCGCCGGCCACACCGTCATCGGCTACGACCGCAATCCCGAGGTCTCCGACGTCAAGAGCCTCGCCGAACTGGTCGAGAAGCTGGACGCGCCGCGCAACGTGTGGGTGATGGTCCCGGCCGGCACCGCCACACAGACCGTCGTCGACGAGCTGGGCGATCTGCTGGAGCCCGGTGACACGGTGATCGACGGCGGCAACTCCCGCTGGACGGACGACGAGAAGCACGCCGCCGCGCTGGCCATCAAGGGCATCGGCTTCGTCGACGCCGGTGTCTCCGGCGGTGTGTGGGGCCTGCAGAACGGCTACGCGCTCATGGTCGGCGGCGACAAGGAGCACGTGGAGCGGCTGCACCCGATCTTCGAGGCGCTCAAGCCGGAGGGCCCGTACGGCTATGTCCACGCGGGCCGGGTCGGTGCCGGGCACTTCTCCAAGATGGTCCACAACGGCATCGAGTACGCCATGATGCAGGCGTACGCCGAGGGCTGGGAGCTGCTGGAGAAGGTGCACTCGGTGGAGAACGTCCGCGAGGTGTTCCGCTCCTGGCAGGAAGGGACCGTCATTCGCTCCTGGCTCCTTGACCTCGCGGTCAACGCCCTGGACGAGGACGAGCACCTTCACAAGCTGCGCGGTTACGCGGAGGACTCCGGCGAGGGCCGCTGGACGGTCGAGGCGGCCATTGACAACGCAGTGCCGCTGCCCGCGATCACGGCCTCCCTCTTCGCTCGGTTCGCCTCGCGCCAGGACGACTCCCCGCAGATGAAGATGATCGCCGCGCTGCGCAACCAGTTCGGTGGCCACGCGGTCGAGACGAAGGGCTGA
- a CDS encoding histidine phosphatase family protein, with protein sequence MGDLLLVRHGETEWSRSGRHTSWTDLPLTQHGEEQAKSLAPLLTDRTYALALASPLGRATRTAELAGLTGAVPDPDLHEWDYGGYEGITTVDIHRAHPDWDLWTDGVPPGPEGHPGESPEQIGARADRVLARLAPALADGDVILVAHAHVLRVLTARRLGLPPAEGRLFQLATGTVSRLSTEHGRPVIAEWNRRP encoded by the coding sequence GTGGGGGACCTCCTGCTGGTCCGCCACGGTGAGACGGAGTGGAGCAGGTCGGGCCGGCACACCAGCTGGACCGACCTGCCCCTGACCCAGCACGGCGAGGAACAGGCCAAGTCCCTCGCCCCGCTGCTCACCGACCGGACCTACGCTCTCGCGCTGGCCAGCCCGCTGGGCCGCGCGACACGCACCGCCGAACTGGCGGGCCTGACCGGGGCCGTGCCCGACCCCGACCTGCACGAGTGGGACTACGGCGGCTACGAGGGCATCACCACCGTCGACATCCACCGGGCACACCCCGACTGGGACCTGTGGACCGACGGCGTACCGCCGGGCCCCGAGGGCCATCCCGGCGAGTCACCCGAGCAGATCGGCGCCCGCGCCGACCGGGTGCTGGCCCGCCTGGCCCCGGCCCTGGCCGACGGGGACGTGATCCTCGTCGCCCACGCCCATGTCCTGCGGGTGCTCACCGCCCGCCGGCTGGGCCTGCCGCCCGCCGAGGGCCGGCTGTTCCAGCTGGCCACGGGCACGGTCAGCCGGCTGTCCACCGAACACGGGCGACCCGTGATCGCGGAGTGGAACAGGCGGCCGTAA